One genomic window of Ziziphus jujuba cultivar Dongzao chromosome 4, ASM3175591v1 includes the following:
- the LOC125421918 gene encoding disease resistance protein RPV1-like isoform X2, producing MKRSHSMFSSSSSSSSSSSPRTEYDVFLSFRGEDTRNNFTSHLYAALCQKGIYTFLDDDKLESGKSISPELLKAIENSRCSVIVLSENYASSSWCLDELVKILECREAYKQIVLPIFYHVDPSHVRKQIGSFGEPFHRYEQDFSQKVQRWRNALTQVASLAGCALHDGNEAKFIQDFIVKVSNKLGVAQLNISEDLFGLDSRLEKLNVCVRTPSLDNVHFIGICGLGGIGKTTLAKAYYDWMSSQFEGCSFLTNVREVCEKKENGLVYLQNLLLSDILNDFPTKVGDIYKGMDMIRSRLRHKKVLVVLDDVNKFDQLKALAGKNNWFGSGSRIIVTTRDESLLLSTYIECKIYRVEKLNYSEGLRLFSHKAFKSTHPSKEYEKLSEQVIAYAGGLPLALEVLGSFLCGKNVNQWESALDRLKEYPNKEIMKVLQISFDGLEEPEKSIFLDIACFLNGFEKDNIIQIMDGCGFFPEIGIRILIDKSLLHVDIHDKVWMHDLLQEMGKEIVREKSRNEPGSCSRIWDYDDLCHVLEHNMGTKVEAIVCCFLEPKKLVCDFEAFSNMKKLRLLIIHNLVLEMRDGQTLNIEHLSKELRFLRWHEFPAKYLPSNFQGGGLVELKLWLSKHLWNNTIKPLNNLKTIDISHSTNLRKFEDFGVVPNLEKLILVGCVNLLKIHPSITLLERLTILNLKACNSLQNLPTSIGGLKSLKILNLEGCVSLAYLPEDLGVVPYLEQLILEDCRNLVEIPLSIRLLERLIILNMKACIHLQNLPTSMGSLKCLKVLNLEGCVSLTNLPEDLGLLNSLEELNLKGISVEDRDLPSSIALLEKLKTLSCSGGRQWNNMMNIIVGKGLSSSAALFSLKKLELVSCGLGNGAFPENLGCLISLEHLNLSNNDFSHLPVSFNKLSKLRYIDLSYCRDLELLGPELPPGLECVLLDYCTSLDTFLDPLMEEQCSLGCSVTCMGCLKLARRQGSERTAFTLLKGHLQKLPGKRFDILLPGNEIPPWFTRPSCEPSINLQLDPNWCNSKWRGFALFSCFLIPSPILRCDVMIEGMGRGFGLTYEEDVVSAVGSSVDHLWLLYVPRDDIDAERQNNDCSQLKFSFTTKDLDGETEKYIRSCGVRLVYEQDIEDINPISSNRIEYPFGG from the exons ATGAAAAGATCTCACTCAAtgttctcttcctcttcttcttcttcttcctcttcttctcctAGAACAGAATATGATGTGTTTTTGAGTTTTAGGGGTGAAGACACCCGCAACAATTTTACAAGTCATCTCTATGCTGCTCTTTGTCAGAAAGGAATCTACACCTTCTTAGACGATGATAAACTTGAGAGCGGCAAATCCATTTCCCCAGAACTGTTGAAAGCCATCGAAAATTCACGCTGTTCGGTCATCGTTCTCTCGGAAAACTATGCTTCTTCGAgttggtgtttggatgaacttgTCAAGATTCTTGAGTGCAGGGAGGCCTATAAACAGATTGTTCTGCCAATTTTCTACCATGTGGATCCATCTCATGTACGGAAGCAGATTGGAAGTTTTGGAGAACCATTCCACAGATATGAACAAGATTTTAGTCAAAAGGTGCAGAGATGGAGGAACGCTTTAACACAAGTTGCCAGTCTTGCTGGATGTGCTTTACATGATGG GAATGAAGCAAAATTTATACAAGACTTTATCGTAAAGGTATCAAATAAACTTGGCGTTGCACAGTTAAACATTTCAGAAGACCTTTTTGGATTGGATTCACGACTAGAGAAACTAAATGTTTGTGTTCGTACCCCATCGTTGGATAATGTTCACTTTATTGGAATTTGTGGGTTGGGCGGAATAGGGAAGACAACTCTTGCCAAAGCTTATTATGATTGGATGTCTTCTCAATTTGAAGGTTGCAGCTTCCTTACAAATGTTAGAGAAGTTtgtgaaaagaaggaaaatggtCTTGTTTATTTGCAAAATCTTCTCCTTTCAGACATTCTAAATGATTTCCCTACAAAAGTAGGGGATATTTATAAAGGAATGGACATGATAAGAAGTAGGTTGCGCCATAAAAAAGTACTTGTTGTCCTTGATGATGTTAACAAATTTGACCAGCTAAAAGCATTAGCTGGGAAAAATAATTGGTTTGGCTCTGGAAGTAGAATAATTGTAACTACTAGAGATGAAAGTTTGCTTCTAAGTACATATATAGAATGTAAAATATATAGAGTTGAGAAATTGAATTATAGTGAAGGTCTTCGACTTTTTTCTCACAAAGCCTTCAAAAGTACTCATCCTTCAAAGGAGTATGAGAAGTTGTCTGAACAAGTGATAGCTTATGCTGGCGGTCTTCCATTAGCTTTAGAAGTACTCGGTTcctttttatgtggaaaaaatGTAAATCAATGGGAAAGTGCTTTGGATAGGCTGAAGGAGTATCCAAACAAGGAGATTATGAAAGTACTTCAAATCAGTTTTGATGGACTTGAGGAACCAGAGAAAAGTATTTTCCTAGATATCGCATGCTTCCTCAACGGATTTGAAAAAGacaatattattcaaattatGGATGGTTGTGGTTTCTTTCCAGAAATCGGGATAagaattcttattgataaatctCTCTTACATGTTGACATTCATGACAAAGTTTGGATGCATGACTTATTGCAAGAGATGGGAAAGGAAATTGTTCGGGAAAAATCTCGCAATGAACCGGGATCATGCAGTAGAATATGGGATTATGATGATTTATGTCATGTTTTAGAGCATAACATG GGAACAAAAGTCGAAGCCATAGTATGCTGTTTTCTAGAACCGAAGAAATTGGTTTGCGATTTTGAAGCTTTCTCAAATATGAAGAAGTTAAGATTGCTCATTATTCATAATCTTGTCTTGGAAATGAGAGATGGTCAGACACTGAATATTGAACATCTTTCTAAAGAGTTACGATTCCTTAGGTGGCATGAATTTCCTGCCAAATATTTGCCATCAAATTTCCAAGGAGGTGGACTTGTTGAATTGAAGTTGTGGTTGAGCAAACACCTTTGGAACAACACTATCAAG CctttaaacaatttgaaaacCATTGACATAAGTCATTCAACAAATTTAAGAAAGTTTGAAGACTTTGGGGTGGTTCCAAATCTAGAGAAGTTGATTCTTGTAGGCTGTGTAAATCTACTGAAGATTCACCCATCCATCACGCTTCTTGAAAGGCTTACTATCTTGAACCTGAAAGCTTGCAATAGTCTACAAAATCTTCCAACAAGCATAGGTGGTCTGAAATCTCTCAAAATTCTAAACCTTGAAGGTTGTGTAAGCCTTGCCTACTTACCCGAGGACTTGGGGGTGGTTCCATATTTAGAGCAATTGATTCTTGAAGATTGTAGAAACCTAGTGGAGATTCCCCTATCCATCAGACTTCTTGAAAGGCTTATTATCTTGAACATGAAAGCTTGCATTCATCTACAAAATCTTCCAACAAGCATGGGTAGTCTGAAATGTCTCAAAGTTCTAAACCTTGAAGGTTGTGTAAGCCTTACCAACTTACCAGAGGACTTGGGGCTTTTAAATAGTTTAGAGGAGCTTAATTTGAAAGGCATTTCTGTAGAAGACAGAGATCTACCATCTTCCATTGCACTTCTTGAAAAACTTAAAACACTATCTTGTAGCGGAGGACGACAATGGAACAATATGATGAATATCATTGTTGGAAAAGGTCTCTCATCATCGGCtgctcttttttctttgaaaaagttGGAACTAGTCAGCTGCGGTCTTGGGAATGGAGCATTTCCTGAAAATCTTGGCTGCTTAATTTCTTTAGAACATTTAAACCTCAGCAATAATGATTTTTCTCACCTACCTGTCAGTTTCAATAAACTATCCAAGCTTAGGTATATTGATTTAAGCTACTGTAGAGATCTCGAATTGTTGGGGCCAGAGCTTCCTCCTGGTCTAGAATGCGTACTTCTCGATTACTGTACTTCATTGGACACGTTTCTTGATCCATTGATGGAGGAGCAATGCAGCTTGGGGTGTTCTGTAACTTGCATGGGATGCTTGAAATTGGCAAGAAGGCAAGGCAGCGAAAGGACAGCATTTACATTACTAAAAGGACACCTTCAGAAGCTCCCCGGCAAAAGATTTGACATTCTTCTTCCTGGAAATGAAATTCCACCCTGGTTCACTCGTCCAAGTTGCGAGCCCTCAATAAATTTACAACTAGATCCAAATTGGTGCAACAGTAAGTGGAGGGGTTTCGCTCTTTTTTCATGCTTTCTTATACCAAGCCCAATTTTAAGGTGTGATGTAATGATTGAAGGAATGGGTCGTGGATTTGGACTAACTTATGAAGAAGACGTGGTCTCAGCGGTGGGTTCCTCAGTGGATCACCTTTGGTTATTGTATGTGCCTCGTGATGACATCGACGCAGAGCGGCAAAACAATGACTGCAGTCAGCTTAAGTTTTCATTTACAACAAAAGACTTGGATGGTGAAACAGAAAAGTACATTAGATCGTGTGGTGTCCGTCTGGTGTACGAGCAAGACATAGAAGATATAAACCCAATTTCCAGCAACCGCATCGAATATCCTTTTGGAGGatga
- the LOC107416357 gene encoding uncharacterized protein LOC107416357: MGVEQGDVVMIKNVNLVKGSYIKMQPHTTDFVHLSDPKSVLESALIRGFTCSSAGDTIMIMHEEPEKVKPADKVIEKASMEVGKKEKQVVAADDEEPKFRPFIGVAKRLDGSPVLTSVSASEECKQTSVVGRKAGKVVFGFSNAVGKPSEESKKVDDKRIIMEKKKEEKVGFQAFTGKSYRLGTE; the protein is encoded by the exons ATGGGTGTTGAACAAGGAGATGTTGTCATGATCAAGAACGTCAATCTGGTCAAAGGAAGCTACATCAAGATGCAGCCCCACACGACCGATTTTGTACATCTTTCCGACCCGAAATCCGTCTTGGAATCTGCTCTGATCAGAGGCTTTACTTGTTCGTCTGCTGGAGATACCATCATGATCATGCATGAGG AGCCTGAGAAAGTTAAACCAGCTGACAAGGTTATTGAAAAAGCCTCCATGGAAGTtggaaagaaggaaaaacaaGTAGTAGCAGCTGATGATGAGGAACCAAAGTTCAGACCATTCATTGGTGTAGCAAAGCGGTTAGATGGGTCCCCTGTTTTAACCTCTGTTTCCGCCAGTGAAGAGTGTAAACAGACTAGTGTTGTTGGTCGTAAAGCTGGGAAGGTTGTCTTTGGCTTTTCCAATGCTGTCGGAAAGCCTTCGGAAGAATCGAAGAAAGTGGATgacaaaagaataataatggagaagaagaaggaagaaaaggtTGGTTTTCAGGCATTCACTGGGAAAAGTTACAGATTGGGTACAGAATGA
- the LOC125421918 gene encoding disease resistance protein RPV1-like isoform X1 produces MKRSHSMFSSSSSSSSSSSPRTEYDVFLSFRGEDTRNNFTSHLYAALCQKGIYTFLDDDKLESGKSISPELLKAIENSRCSVIVLSENYASSSWCLDELVKILECREAYKQIVLPIFYHVDPSHVRKQIGSFGEPFHRYEQDFSQKVQRWRNALTQVASLAGCALHDGNEAKFIQDFIVKVSNKLGVAQLNISEDLFGLDSRLEKLNVCVRTPSLDNVHFIGICGLGGIGKTTLAKAYYDWMSSQFEGCSFLTNVREVCEKKENGLVYLQNLLLSDILNDFPTKVGDIYKGMDMIRSRLRHKKVLVVLDDVNKFDQLKALAGKNNWFGSGSRIIVTTRDESLLLSTYIECKIYRVEKLNYSEGLRLFSHKAFKSTHPSKEYEKLSEQVIAYAGGLPLALEVLGSFLCGKNVNQWESALDRLKEYPNKEIMKVLQISFDGLEEPEKSIFLDIACFLNGFEKDNIIQIMDGCGFFPEIGIRILIDKSLLHVDIHDKVWMHDLLQEMGKEIVREKSRNEPGSCSRIWDYDDLCHVLEHNMGTKVEAIVCCFLEPKKLVCDFEAFSNMKKLRLLIIHNLVLEMRDGQTLNIEHLSKELRFLRWHEFPAKYLPSNFQGGGLVELKLWLSKHLWNNTIKQPLNNLKTIDISHSTNLRKFEDFGVVPNLEKLILVGCVNLLKIHPSITLLERLTILNLKACNSLQNLPTSIGGLKSLKILNLEGCVSLAYLPEDLGVVPYLEQLILEDCRNLVEIPLSIRLLERLIILNMKACIHLQNLPTSMGSLKCLKVLNLEGCVSLTNLPEDLGLLNSLEELNLKGISVEDRDLPSSIALLEKLKTLSCSGGRQWNNMMNIIVGKGLSSSAALFSLKKLELVSCGLGNGAFPENLGCLISLEHLNLSNNDFSHLPVSFNKLSKLRYIDLSYCRDLELLGPELPPGLECVLLDYCTSLDTFLDPLMEEQCSLGCSVTCMGCLKLARRQGSERTAFTLLKGHLQKLPGKRFDILLPGNEIPPWFTRPSCEPSINLQLDPNWCNSKWRGFALFSCFLIPSPILRCDVMIEGMGRGFGLTYEEDVVSAVGSSVDHLWLLYVPRDDIDAERQNNDCSQLKFSFTTKDLDGETEKYIRSCGVRLVYEQDIEDINPISSNRIEYPFGG; encoded by the exons ATGAAAAGATCTCACTCAAtgttctcttcctcttcttcttcttcttcctcttcttctcctAGAACAGAATATGATGTGTTTTTGAGTTTTAGGGGTGAAGACACCCGCAACAATTTTACAAGTCATCTCTATGCTGCTCTTTGTCAGAAAGGAATCTACACCTTCTTAGACGATGATAAACTTGAGAGCGGCAAATCCATTTCCCCAGAACTGTTGAAAGCCATCGAAAATTCACGCTGTTCGGTCATCGTTCTCTCGGAAAACTATGCTTCTTCGAgttggtgtttggatgaacttgTCAAGATTCTTGAGTGCAGGGAGGCCTATAAACAGATTGTTCTGCCAATTTTCTACCATGTGGATCCATCTCATGTACGGAAGCAGATTGGAAGTTTTGGAGAACCATTCCACAGATATGAACAAGATTTTAGTCAAAAGGTGCAGAGATGGAGGAACGCTTTAACACAAGTTGCCAGTCTTGCTGGATGTGCTTTACATGATGG GAATGAAGCAAAATTTATACAAGACTTTATCGTAAAGGTATCAAATAAACTTGGCGTTGCACAGTTAAACATTTCAGAAGACCTTTTTGGATTGGATTCACGACTAGAGAAACTAAATGTTTGTGTTCGTACCCCATCGTTGGATAATGTTCACTTTATTGGAATTTGTGGGTTGGGCGGAATAGGGAAGACAACTCTTGCCAAAGCTTATTATGATTGGATGTCTTCTCAATTTGAAGGTTGCAGCTTCCTTACAAATGTTAGAGAAGTTtgtgaaaagaaggaaaatggtCTTGTTTATTTGCAAAATCTTCTCCTTTCAGACATTCTAAATGATTTCCCTACAAAAGTAGGGGATATTTATAAAGGAATGGACATGATAAGAAGTAGGTTGCGCCATAAAAAAGTACTTGTTGTCCTTGATGATGTTAACAAATTTGACCAGCTAAAAGCATTAGCTGGGAAAAATAATTGGTTTGGCTCTGGAAGTAGAATAATTGTAACTACTAGAGATGAAAGTTTGCTTCTAAGTACATATATAGAATGTAAAATATATAGAGTTGAGAAATTGAATTATAGTGAAGGTCTTCGACTTTTTTCTCACAAAGCCTTCAAAAGTACTCATCCTTCAAAGGAGTATGAGAAGTTGTCTGAACAAGTGATAGCTTATGCTGGCGGTCTTCCATTAGCTTTAGAAGTACTCGGTTcctttttatgtggaaaaaatGTAAATCAATGGGAAAGTGCTTTGGATAGGCTGAAGGAGTATCCAAACAAGGAGATTATGAAAGTACTTCAAATCAGTTTTGATGGACTTGAGGAACCAGAGAAAAGTATTTTCCTAGATATCGCATGCTTCCTCAACGGATTTGAAAAAGacaatattattcaaattatGGATGGTTGTGGTTTCTTTCCAGAAATCGGGATAagaattcttattgataaatctCTCTTACATGTTGACATTCATGACAAAGTTTGGATGCATGACTTATTGCAAGAGATGGGAAAGGAAATTGTTCGGGAAAAATCTCGCAATGAACCGGGATCATGCAGTAGAATATGGGATTATGATGATTTATGTCATGTTTTAGAGCATAACATG GGAACAAAAGTCGAAGCCATAGTATGCTGTTTTCTAGAACCGAAGAAATTGGTTTGCGATTTTGAAGCTTTCTCAAATATGAAGAAGTTAAGATTGCTCATTATTCATAATCTTGTCTTGGAAATGAGAGATGGTCAGACACTGAATATTGAACATCTTTCTAAAGAGTTACGATTCCTTAGGTGGCATGAATTTCCTGCCAAATATTTGCCATCAAATTTCCAAGGAGGTGGACTTGTTGAATTGAAGTTGTGGTTGAGCAAACACCTTTGGAACAACACTATCAAG CAGCctttaaacaatttgaaaacCATTGACATAAGTCATTCAACAAATTTAAGAAAGTTTGAAGACTTTGGGGTGGTTCCAAATCTAGAGAAGTTGATTCTTGTAGGCTGTGTAAATCTACTGAAGATTCACCCATCCATCACGCTTCTTGAAAGGCTTACTATCTTGAACCTGAAAGCTTGCAATAGTCTACAAAATCTTCCAACAAGCATAGGTGGTCTGAAATCTCTCAAAATTCTAAACCTTGAAGGTTGTGTAAGCCTTGCCTACTTACCCGAGGACTTGGGGGTGGTTCCATATTTAGAGCAATTGATTCTTGAAGATTGTAGAAACCTAGTGGAGATTCCCCTATCCATCAGACTTCTTGAAAGGCTTATTATCTTGAACATGAAAGCTTGCATTCATCTACAAAATCTTCCAACAAGCATGGGTAGTCTGAAATGTCTCAAAGTTCTAAACCTTGAAGGTTGTGTAAGCCTTACCAACTTACCAGAGGACTTGGGGCTTTTAAATAGTTTAGAGGAGCTTAATTTGAAAGGCATTTCTGTAGAAGACAGAGATCTACCATCTTCCATTGCACTTCTTGAAAAACTTAAAACACTATCTTGTAGCGGAGGACGACAATGGAACAATATGATGAATATCATTGTTGGAAAAGGTCTCTCATCATCGGCtgctcttttttctttgaaaaagttGGAACTAGTCAGCTGCGGTCTTGGGAATGGAGCATTTCCTGAAAATCTTGGCTGCTTAATTTCTTTAGAACATTTAAACCTCAGCAATAATGATTTTTCTCACCTACCTGTCAGTTTCAATAAACTATCCAAGCTTAGGTATATTGATTTAAGCTACTGTAGAGATCTCGAATTGTTGGGGCCAGAGCTTCCTCCTGGTCTAGAATGCGTACTTCTCGATTACTGTACTTCATTGGACACGTTTCTTGATCCATTGATGGAGGAGCAATGCAGCTTGGGGTGTTCTGTAACTTGCATGGGATGCTTGAAATTGGCAAGAAGGCAAGGCAGCGAAAGGACAGCATTTACATTACTAAAAGGACACCTTCAGAAGCTCCCCGGCAAAAGATTTGACATTCTTCTTCCTGGAAATGAAATTCCACCCTGGTTCACTCGTCCAAGTTGCGAGCCCTCAATAAATTTACAACTAGATCCAAATTGGTGCAACAGTAAGTGGAGGGGTTTCGCTCTTTTTTCATGCTTTCTTATACCAAGCCCAATTTTAAGGTGTGATGTAATGATTGAAGGAATGGGTCGTGGATTTGGACTAACTTATGAAGAAGACGTGGTCTCAGCGGTGGGTTCCTCAGTGGATCACCTTTGGTTATTGTATGTGCCTCGTGATGACATCGACGCAGAGCGGCAAAACAATGACTGCAGTCAGCTTAAGTTTTCATTTACAACAAAAGACTTGGATGGTGAAACAGAAAAGTACATTAGATCGTGTGGTGTCCGTCTGGTGTACGAGCAAGACATAGAAGATATAAACCCAATTTCCAGCAACCGCATCGAATATCCTTTTGGAGGatga